From the Penaeus chinensis breed Huanghai No. 1 chromosome 28, ASM1920278v2, whole genome shotgun sequence genome, one window contains:
- the LOC125039969 gene encoding uncharacterized protein LOC125039969, producing the protein MQVRTLRSKNKTEVEQALRSVLNTDDARGLTRLFTDAGREFVNNAVNALLRERNMRWYTTHSKEIKASIAERHIRTLKGLIYKYLTLKNTLRYVDALQDIVLAYNGRAHAGLKGATPTEVHRHYTSTQWQRLFRQMYSPSLTGTIKKGRSSADNQKLKVGVTVRISARSRTDVFRKGYETQNTEEIFKIRQIDRRQNLIGYYLEDLSGEAIQGLFYREELIPTALPSSYPYKILSSRWNKSKKQREYLVHWIGYPDKFNSYITADDMHPEP; encoded by the coding sequence ATGCAAGTAAGAACGttaagaagtaaaaataaaacagaagtagAGCAGGCACTGCGATCTGTATTGAATACCGACGATGCTAGAGGCTTAACTCGCCTGTTCACCGACGCAGGACGTGAATTTGTAAATAATGCAGTGAATGCATTACTCCGCGAACGAAATATGCGTTGGTATACAACACACTCTAAAGAAATAAAGGCAAGCATTGCCGAAAGACATATAAGAACCCTTAAAGGACTCATTTATAAATACCTAACCCTTAAAAATACACTGCGATATGTCGATGCACTTCAGGACATCGTATTGGCCTACAACGGGCGCGCTCACGCGGGTTTGAAAGGTGCAACACCTACGGAGGTGCATCGCCATTATACATCGACTCAGTGGCAACGTCTCTTCCGGCAAATGTACTCCCCTTCGCTAACCGGAACTATAAAAAAAGGACGTTCATCAGCAGACAATCAGAAGCTAAAAGTAGGGGTTACCGTGCGCATCTCCGCACGTTCCCGCACCGACGTATTTCGCAAAGGTTACGAAACACAAAATACGGAGGAGATATTTAAAATCCGACAGATTGATCGCCGACAAAACTTAATCGGGTATTATCTTGAAGATCTGAGCGGTGAAGCGATACAAGGTTTGTTTTACCGCGAAGAGCTCATTCCTACTGCGCTGCCAAGCTCTTATCCATATAAGATTTTATCATCGCGTTGGAACAAAAGCAAGAAGCAAAGAGAGTATCTCGTTCACTGGATCGGTTATCCAGACAAATTTAACTCTTACATTACAGCTGATGATATGCACCCTGAACCATGA